The DNA window TTTCTTGATCTCCATATCCTCCTTCACAGCCTCAAAAATAAAGTCAGCGTCATTTACAGTTTCTTCCAAACGACTCATGCACATAACCTGGCCCTgctcaaaattataatttatatattgtatcatttccTGTCATGCAACCAATATTCTGTAATTCATCTACATGTACTGGACGAAGTGTACTagtcttttgaaaataaatacttttattaaatTGCATACTGGACTGCATACTACTTTATAAATAGAAGAAATTGAAACGCTTGATACAATcttaatgtatacatgtacaggtactggccttttttaattaatttgctTCACTCACCACAAAGTTCTTCTGGAAAAGAAGTCCATCCTCCCTCAGTTGCTTCTTGTCGTCTTCTATAATGTTATACACAGCGTTCAGTGCTGGGATGCTGACGTCCCATATCTTCACTCGATGACCATGGTAGGCTAGCTCACCTAGAGGGTTTCAGCATTTATCAATGAAACTTTATCTATGAAAAATATTGCAGTGTGAGTTTGCAACATAGAACCAGAGAGGTTTGGGTGATGTTGTCTATAGAAATGTATTTTTCAGGGCTTGATAGCCTAGCAGCAGagacaaaacatgttttttatgtctctgatacTAGCAGTAATTAAGCTGGTGCAACTTTCTCAGGCATCTTGTTCTGGCATTCTATAGTTTTTACAACACACGTGTGTGTGGTAtcattaaacaaagaaaaaaggcTGCCAAGAATCAAATAAAGATGGTTAACATATTGGACCTAGCGTATTGATGCCACATATTGACAAATAATCATATAGACccacgggccctggaagttattgtaaatatattgcatgtgcatgtacttttttatacatgcacatgcagtatatttacaataacttccagggcccgtgTATAGACCTAGTCCGAAATATCTTATATATTTACTGatcttttttaatgattttgataGGTTAGTTGCAAGGggagtaaaatatcaaaatcttttaaacaagccaggaaaacgtcagatattttgGACCAATACATCTGCAATAATCATAATGATCCCAGGACGTGCGTTTAGGTTTTGAATACATTTATTGCTTAGTTCGAGGTCAATTCCACAagcaatattaaaataataaatcctAATAACATACCCGCTATTTTTGGCCCCAGAATCCCACAACCTAAGACGGCAATCTtcatctttttttcaatttttgctCTACatttgcagtttgtttacatcattaTCCACCATCTTGAATTTCACAAGCATTGAAGAGGGGTGTGCATTATTTGTTgaagaaaatcttaaaatttaaatataagaaCTTAAAATTGTacgttaaaataaaatgtatatatcaatagcctaaatataatttaatttttaaacaaacttgataaaaaaaacccaatatgaaaaaaatattagaacagatgcgtaaataaataataattactcCAAGATGTTTTTAAAGGCCGGCAACTCTAGATAACTTAAAAATCATGAATGCATGTGATGTTCGTCCACATAACCAGAATGACAGAAAAACAAAGGCACTCCAGCGatggaagattttaaaacaggCACTTACAGGTAGCAGTTCCGCAGAAACATGCGCGAGCGATGTATCAGTTCGGCGATTCTCCAGCTTTGGTTTactgaaaacagaaaaaatatccaCAACCCCTGAAGGCAATGTGTGGTTTCGATACACAGCACCTGGAAAACCAGGTTTCTGTATGTCTGTCAGGTAAGAGGGATCTAATAACCACAGGCAAATTAGGTTTACAGGTAGggcctaatattttttttttaatattttgttatttacttCTGGAGGAGGTTGATTGCTGTACTGTAGATTAAATTGCTCTTTtggttatcatttttttttatatttcacttATTACTCAATACTCATATCCATAGAAACAATTAAGGTATCAGTTTGTCTGTTTTGAAAGCACATTTAGTTAACTTTTTTATACGATTATATACAATTTCAATCATATCGATGGATCTGAGAGATTCAAAAAATAGTACATTAATTAACTGTGTGTGTTTGTTTTCCAGACATTTACCTGGGACTATGGATGCCAACACTCTCCTAGGTTTCAACAATACAGGAAATGTTTGTAAGTAATCATTTAATCAGCTTCTTACCCCACACACACCTGTACACCTGTATGCTGCCATGCTTTGGGGTGCATAGCCAAAGTCTCCATGATAAAAATTCATGAGCTTTACATTCAAACAAGTATTATTGTGatcaaagtttgaaaaattacaTACTGATTCGTAGTCAAGTTCGATCAGTTTGCTGCATGATATATCATTTATACAGTTGAAAAGACTTGATGGCTTTATTTTAGATTTAAggaaaattgtcaaatattttaaagagttGTCTTTCCTACTAGAGGAATATTGATCTATATAATAACAgggtaaaattaatattatgaaaAAGAATTTCATCAGGTCATTTTTCAAAGTTTGATTCATCTGCACCAATATGCATGAATAAAGACTTGACTTGTCCAAACAAATCCATGACAAGGGTACATAGATTACAGCTATTCTTTCTCCAAAATAAAGTAGAGTTAATGGTCTTTAGGACAAGGTCTTCAACAATAGTGATCCCCACGTCACTGTCTCAGTAGATGATGAGGTCCACTGTTGCTGTCACGGTAAGTGTTTAAATCAGTGTCACAGTCACAGTTGGCACTGTCGCTAACAAACTAAGGTCCTATGTCTCTGTCTCAAAAGGCTCATACTGAGAACGTGTACCTGTCTCAGCAGGTGCTTGCTGACTGAGGTCCCATGTCACTGTTTCAGCAGGTGCATGCTGACTGAGGTCCCATGTCACTGTCTCAGCAGGTGCTTGCTGACTGAGGTCCCATGTCACTGTTTCAGCAGGTGCTCACTGCATGACAGGTCCCATGTCACTGTCTCAGTAGATGCTTGCTGACTGAGGTCCCATGTCACTGTCTCAGCAGGTGCTTGCTGACTGAGGTCCCATGTCACTGTCTCAGTAGATGCTTGCTGACTGAGGTCCCATGTCACTGTTTCAGCAGGTGCTTGCTGACTGAGGTCCCATGTCACTGTCTCAGCAGGTGCTCGCTGCATGACAGGTCCCATGTCACTGTTTCAGCAGGTGCTCACTGCATGACAGGTCCCATGTCACTGCCTCAGCGAGTGCTTGCTGACTGAGGTCCCGTGTCACTGTCTCCGCAGGTGCTTGCTGACTGAGGTCCCATGTCACTGTTTCAGCAGGTGCTTGTTGACTGAGGTCCCATGTCACTTCCTCAGCGGGTGCTTGCTGACTGAGAACCCATGTCCCTGTCTCAGCAGGTGCTTGCTGACTGAGGTCCCATGTCACTGTCTCAGCAGGTCGCTGCATGACAGGTCCCATGTCACTATCTCAGCAGGTGCTTGCTGACTAAGGTCCCATGTTTCTGTCTCAGCAGGTGTTGACTTACAGAGACCCCTTGTCTTTGTGTTTTTGTATTTGCCACTGAGGTTTTATGTCACTCACCAGTTGATGCTGACTATTATGGTTCTATGTCAGTGTGTCTCGAAGTGCTGAGATTCAAAGTTCCCATGTCATTTATAACTTGGTGATCATTTACTAAGAAAAACCATGTGACATTGTCACAACAGAAGCTGCTTTGCTGGACTGACAGGCAATTGGCAAATGAGTGAAACAAACATCAGACTAAATACAACAATCAAATTTGAATCCCACAAAGCTCTAGATCTGTTGTACTTATAATACCAGTACAAGTATCTGTACCAAAACATTAAAACTAGGTTTGTATTTCTGTACCAAGCTACAGTGAAAGGTCAGTTGAGTTGAGTCCTTAGATTTGACACATCTTTATTTACCTGTTACAGGTGTGTGGCCCGCAGAGGAGGTCATGACTAATTACTGCTTCCAGCACTTGGAGAACTTCAGGTAAAATTATCCAGGTAGAGAAGGTTAATCATATTATTGATCACTATTTTGAATCAATGTGTAAGAAAATAAAGCTGCTTATATCTGGTTTTCATAACAGTTTTGGAAAATGAGTCATTCAGGttttttattatgatttgtGCTCATTTGTCAACCTGGATGATGCATTTGTATACCTTTCTGATGCCAAATCTACTGTACACCAaatctttgtttgttttattgttatCAATGGGCTGATTTAAAAAGCAGAGACAATAAATCACAATGCTTTGCATATACAAATGCACtaggtaaaatattaaaatgtggcaaacattaaagttttattgagtaaaaaagaatatgaataaaaaataacttaataagCAGTTTCTGCACAATTGAAAGTATAAAGCTTAAAATTTAAGGATAGAAATCAATCTAAGCTTTTAATTGAACAATTTAGATTTTATATGAGATTCTATAAAATCATTACCGGTATATGCTAACCAATTTAGAAACCATTATTGGGCATAATTTCATCCGTAAATTgacactacatgtacatatttgatagaaaattaaaaaaaaattctgatgcAATCTTTGTCCCACATGGGGCTGTACTCTTAATTATACAGCTATATTTGATCAAGAACGATCACCAATCCTGATGTTTTGTAGTGACCTTGCGGTGTGTGAGTTGGGTGGAGGAATGACCTGTCTTGCAGGTCTTGCTGTAAGTTTCACATCACAACATGCATTGGCTGTCGGTTTTGAAAcatattatttcaaatgaaaatgttaactgttatttaattgatttagtTTGAACAATGAAACATATTACTTTAGAACCATttaaacaagaccttggactttcagtaggatgtaatgatctatttcttgcgtcaaaacaagttaaaatgacgctggtttcaagcaaaatatacaccgattgcgtagtttaggctcaaaagccagacaaatcttgatgatttcaaagagccatagctgagtggcctacaatgaaatagacagggcTATGTCACATTATCGTTTGACttaactacccaaagtccaagctcttgttaaaatggttctatgttaattactacatgtattataaaaagatGTTTTAGTAATGAAATAACTTTGCAGTTGGCCCTTGAGTCCAAGGCAGCCCATGTTGTGTTAAGTGATGGGAATGAAGACTCCGTGGAAAGTATGTTAAGATTCCACCATTatattatctctctctctctctctctctctctctctctcttatgttTGTCTCTATGTGTCTATCTCTCTTCTTTGCTTCAACAAATTCATTTtccatttttgattttttttaaagccttgatatatatatttctgtttgagaataattaaattcattttccattttgaattttttttaaagatttgatgAGTATAACATTTTGGTATATCTGCTTTTTTGTGTgccacaaaatttaaaaaaaaaacagggttataaatatgtaatttttttaatcatgtcagtcattttttgttcagcaatttttatgatttccaatatttaatttctgtgtattgtacatgtaatttctgCAATGTgaaagtgataaaaaaaaagcaaaaatttaaaatttgaatatcaaaATAAGTGAATAAATGATATTGGCCCAGCTTGCAAAGTATGGCCACTATTTTGCAATAGAGcactaaaaaatatttcaaaaaacatatatatgaagtaaattatttttaaatttcagatcTGAATGTAATTCTTGAGCAAAAAGACAACCaatcaaaatttggaaaaactAAAGTTTCATCAAGGTATtgtattaaagggacttggacacgatttgagctcaattTTTTTTGCATCTAGAATGGTAAATTTGggcattttaaatgatactttaaaatttgaaagtcaaatattgagttcCAAGCAAGATACGCAGGTcgaaattctttgttatgtaaacaaagctcgagtcttgtaattgtttacatatgtgtagtattgttataagtttcaatcaaatgttgcttttttgttaataatattattcataaaCACATTGGATCAGATTATCTTGTTTAGCATAATatatttgtcaaagaaatgacAATTTCTGTAATttgcattatttgtaaacatttgtatgactcaAGCCTTGTTTACCTAACAATAATTTCATACCTCTCTATCTCGCATATAACTTggcttctaacattcaaatttaagtcaatcattcaaaatgcacaaataagcaattttaaactataaaaagtaaaaaataaaattttgattcaaaatcgTATCTAGGTccctttaaacaataaaatgataatcaataataaaatcaataaatatgatTATCTTATCATCGACTAATTATTGACTTTTATTAGTATATTATCCACCTCTTACCTCAAATAACTTGACTCTGAAGTTGTacaaagtttttaaatattgaaataagggAATGTAGATTCTGCcgtttgatttttgttttaggATATTTTTGTTTGCTGGGTATCTAAATGTAGATTCTGCcgtttgatttttgttttaggATATTTTTGTGTGCTGGGTATCTAAATCCTTATTTCTGCCTTGTTGTAGACTTATTCGCTGGGGTAAGGATGAGACTCACCAAGACTTGCATGGAAGCTTCGATGTCGTCTTGTGTGCCGACTGGTAAGACGCTGTCATTGTTTACCACTGCGTTTTAGATAGGTgataaactggtaaaaataattctaaatgtaatctttttatctttttttcagtTTGTTCTTTGATGATGGTAGAGCTGACTTAGCAGATTTGATATTTGACATTCTGAAACCCAAAGTAAGCATTTTAAACTCAATAACAAGGTTAGCTATGCAGTATTGCAATgcataaaatttattatttgtcTGTTACAGCCTGAACATCTAAACAAGATAACAGTTATGTAAACTAAGGAACATTCATTGGTGTTAATTTgccaaatttatcaattttttttgcaaaaatgaattgctatttgtattaattatcgtacacatatatttatcaGCATTTTTTATGCCAATATTTGTGTTCTGGACTTGTCATGTGTTGTGACATTGGATCATTGTTTTGTTCAAATGTTCCAATAATTTATTGACCTTATAGGCTCAAGTTGAGCCATTGTCTTTGTTTTGATTCAGTTGTATTACTAACTTTGGTGTAGAGCAATTGAATTAGTTTTTATTAAGTTGTATTACTAACTTTAGGGTAGAGCCATTTTGTTTGCTCCACACCGAGGGAATACATTCCAAGCCTTCTCAGAATTAGCTAAAGAAAAATTCCATGTAGAAGTACAAGATAATTACAGCCAGGAGGTGTGGGGACTCCACTGTAAGGTAAGTATATATCAGCATAGTAAAGAAGATGCCTTCAGGATTTATTGAGTAAATTAGTCAGTTTACATTGGGAATCAGCATAgttaagaagaagaagaagaaaagcaCTGTATATTTATCTAAAGTAAAGTAAACTGTTTGAATCAGCATTGTCAAGTAATGCATCTATGAGCTAAGTACATaagatttacattttaaattggCCCTGTAAAGTAGAAAAATATGTAGTTTATAATATATGCAtaacattatacaatattaCGATGTTTAAATAACATTGAAATGGACAATTACAGTGGAATAGTTGTAAAGTGTGTTATATTGTACAATATTGGAACAAAAAGCATCATCACAAAGTAATACAATAGATATTGTTATTGTCATTAGAGGTCATCATACTTAAGTATTACCTAATATATCATCATGCTTAAGTATTACTTAAGGGTTcatcataataaaatattactttaGAGATCATCATTCTAAAGTATTACTTAAGGGATCATCATACTAAAGTATAACTTTAGGGATCATTATCATAAAGttatacaataaatattgtaattgtCAAATAGGGATCATCATACTGAATTATTACTTAAGGGATCACAATACTAAAATATCACTAAAGGGATTATCATAATAAAGTATTACTTCAGGGATCATCATACTAAAGTATTACTTAAGGGATCATCATACTAAAGCATTACTTAAGAATCATATATATAAGTATTACTTAAGGCATCATCTTAAATTATTACTTTAGGGATCATCATACTAAAGTATTACTTGAGGGGTCATTACCATAAAGTTAAACAATAGGTATTGTAATTGTCAGTATGAATCAGCATACTTAAGTACATTGTATTACTTTAGGGATCATCAAATTTAAGTTTTACTTTAGGGATCATCATACTAAATCATATCTTTAGGGATCATCTTGCTAAAGTATTACTTTAGGGATCATCATACTAAAGTATTACTTTAGGGATCATCATACTAAAGTATTACTTTAGGGATCAGTATGATAAAGTAATATGTTAAGAATTGTCATTATTAagtatttatttactttaatagGGATATTCTCTATAAACTACTTCATCAGAGATTATAATTGTGAAGTAATTCTTTAATAGGGATCATCATCATAACATGATCTTTAGATATCATATAGGCAGTTTACATTGTGAATCGGCATAGTATGGGATACAATATTTGAGGATCGTCATTATAAAGCAATGCTTTAGGGATTATCATCAATAAGAAATACTTCAGGATCATTATAATATCGTAATAATACTTTAGGGATGCAAATTTATTAAGTAATACTTAAGGGATCATCATTATAAAGTAATACTCTAGGGATTATTAGATCAATATTTTAGGGATTATCATGTAAAGTAACACTTTAGGGATCATTCTTCAGATGAGGAGTCTGAATTGTAAGGCATCAACATTTGCTTTATACTGCAAAGGTTAGGATTTTTGAAGTAAATACAACTTAAGGGTAGGACCTTTTTTTGCAAAGACCTTTAAAAAAAGTCACAGATTGTGATCTTTGTTATAAACCATAGACTTTAAAGATTTGTACATAATGATAAGATCTTGATGTGttattaaatcttttaaaagtcACTAAATTGACTTATAAGTTAATGGTCAGCAACTTTTATGCTTAATGCATTAATATTACGTCATTACTATAATGATGTTAAAACTCtttgtttcttcaattattGTGAAAGTTCACTTTAAATTCCAAGTGGATGTAAATCCATGAAACTAAGATTTAAGCttgttttattcatatttataaaggtgaaaaaatgtaaaataaaccaCAAATTATGAATAACCtaaaaattatgattattattttacgTGTTTTGAGATTGTAGACGGAAGGCAAAAAATATCTGGTTTTTGTTAAATTTCTGACACCACTTAAGCACCAATTTGCACACGATTGTATGCTCCGCTATGACCTCCCTCTGAAGATTTATATCCAGTCATTTACATATTCAACATCTGTGAAGACACTGTTTTTAAATATGCTGAATGCATTTAGATGCAGGTCAGGTCAATGTGAACTCATCTATGTAAAGCATGCCTGGCTGTTCTAAAACCATTCACCTCGAGCATTCCATGCAGAAATAATTAGCTTAGAGTACACTGAGATTACTCATTCTCTTCTTCCTCTACTCTTAGAACAACCATAACTAAAAATCAAAAGGTCACAGTTTCTCATTTGAATagtgaaatatataaatttagaaGCTATCtggaataaaattaatatatttacaagacGTGCCATATTTAGAGCTCTGGTATTGTTGTGGTGAAGTTGTCCTTGCCTGTCCCACTCCAAAGTTTGTCTTTTACCAGGAAGCGAAGTTATCAGGAAGTTCTCTGCCCCtatcttggtttttttttttttttagatcgaTCAGTGAAGTCATGTGATACAATATGTGCCAACTACAGCATTTTATTGAAGGACTTAAAAATTATCgcataaaatttttgaaaaataactttataataatatttttgaaaaaatagttATCCTTAAAATGACATTGAAGGGCAGAGAATATTTGCGATTGACGCATGTTAAGTGCATTTCCAGCATTTCTTTTAACAATCCGGAATATTAAATGGAAgtgatattcttatatttataaaaaaaaaatcattttttttttaaatctttaagatGAAGTCCACTGGCAGTGATATGTATGATGAAAACATTCATTACCCTCGCCTAATAATACTCACCAAGGCAGGCTGACGATCCGTGGTCATCACTGTGAACAACGCTAATCTGTGATACAATGTATTCCAAATACTCGCTGCATATCCAAACCAGTGCAACGTGGATTATTCCTCATTTTATCAtggaaataaaatatgttttatatgaGTTGTTTGAGttaaaatttttagttcagCTGACTGAAGGGACACCCGAGCCTATCTGACCTGGCCCTGTAGTTGTGAGTCCGCGATCTGGACTTTTCACAGTTTCATCCGTTCGTCcagaatcata is part of the Crassostrea angulata isolate pt1a10 chromosome 3, ASM2561291v2, whole genome shotgun sequence genome and encodes:
- the LOC128178992 gene encoding LOW QUALITY PROTEIN: calmodulin-lysine N-methyltransferase-like (The sequence of the model RefSeq protein was modified relative to this genomic sequence to represent the inferred CDS: deleted 1 base in 1 codon), producing MFLKAGNSDNLKIMNACDVRPHNQNDRKTKALQRWKILKQALTGSSSAETCASDVSVRRFSSFGLLKTEKISTTPEGNVWFRYTAPGKPGFCMSVRHLPGTMDANTLLGFNNTGNVCVWPAEEVMTNYCFQHLENFSDLAVCELGGGMTCLAGLALALESKAAHVVLSDGNEDSVENLNVILEQKDNQSKFGKTKVSSRLIRWGKDETHQDLHGSFDVVLCADCLFFDDGRADLADLIFDILKPKGRAILFAPHRGNTFQAFSELAKEKFHVEVQDNYSQEVWGLHCKMKSTGSDMYDENIHYPRLIILTKAG